One part of the Phoenix dactylifera cultivar Barhee BC4 chromosome 4, palm_55x_up_171113_PBpolish2nd_filt_p, whole genome shotgun sequence genome encodes these proteins:
- the LOC103715957 gene encoding uncharacterized protein LOC103715957, with protein MWKLRDMIRNFYIANYRDFVFVKNDRLRLTMECAYEGCEWCIHTSRLGNQASFAIKKMNSQHTCGGGLQVLSHPEASKRWISNIVKEKLQDMPLYRPTDIVKDIRREYGVELSYHQAWHGKEVAMKDLYGHRSKSYDRIRWYCDAILETNPDSIVEYGTIEGRFRRLFISFHASVVGFIRGYRPLIFMDGTFIKHKDGGVVLGATSKDANDDMFSIAYGVVDTETDDNWDWFCRNLKEAIYSCIEWRSEQITFMTDRHQEIIKSVPKYFSGSYHSYCFRHVKDNFKNQVLVHYCASERKMLLDLLNAAAYTPRLNVFHKLISKLTLDAPGSRTFLLHANPKHWANAVFPGPRWGIMTSNVAECFNSWILEARHLPVPQLVDHIRLQIMTLMHERRNRGYNIQTNLCPDVEKVLHRNAEDGRRLSVFTSNIMIYDVKDTNYSCEVDLQNNKCSCGEWRIFRIPCKHACACIEKAGRSLYHFTDNCFKTEMYRATYAEAISPIPDIEELYSASDEIHILPPIIKTHPGRPKKKRRPSQGELVRHIKCGCCGKLGHNRRTCNVAID; from the exons ATGTGGAAACTTCGCGACATGATTCGCAACTTTTACATTGCAAATTATAGAGATTTTGTATTTGTGAAGAACGATCGCCTGCGACTGACTATGGAATGTGCATACGAAGGATGTGAATGGTGTATCCATACTTCCCGACTTGGGAATCAAGcaagttttgcaattaaaaaaatgaatagtCAGCATACATGTGGCGGAGGGTTGCAAGTCCTGTCGCATCCTGAGGCTTCGAAACGTTGGATTTCAAACATAGTTAAAGAAAAACTTCAAGATATGCCGTTATATAGGCCGACTGATATCGTAAAGGATATTCGTCGAGAATATGGTGTTGAATTGTCGTATCATCAAGCTTGGCATGGGAAGGAGGTGGCTATGAAGGACCTTTATGGTCACAGATCAAAATCTTATGACCGGATACGCTGGTATTGCGATgccattcttgagaccaaccctGACAGCATAGTGGAGTATGGAACTATTGAAGGTCGATTCAGACGCCTATTCATTTCATTTCATGCTTCAGTAGTGGGTTTCATAAGAGGATATAGACCTCTGATTTTTATGGATGGAACATTTATAAAGCATAAGGATGGAGGAGTAGTACTTGGCGCGACTTCCAAAGATGCGAACGATGATATGTTTTCTATTGCTTATGGTGTGGTCGATACGGAGACTGATGATAATTGGGACTGGTTTTGTCGGAATTTGAAAGAAGCAATTTATAGTTGCATTGAGTGGCGAAGTGAGCAAATCACATTTATGACGGATAGACATCAAGAAATTATTAAATCAGTGCCAAAGTACTTTTCTGGTAGTTATCACTCATATTGTTTCCGTCATGTGAAAGACAACTTCAAGAATCAG GTGCTTGTCCATTATTGTGCAAGTGAGAGAAAGATGCTGCTCGATTTACTAAATGCTGCTGCCTATACTCCAAGGCTAAATGTTTTCCACAAATTAATTAGCAAGCTTACATTAGATGCTCCAGGAAGTAGAACTTTTCTCCTGCATGCAAATCCGAAGCATTGGGCAAATGCAGTATTTCCAGGTCCACGATGGGGTATTATGACATCTAACGTGGCAGAGTGTTTCAACAGTTGGATCTTGGAGGCTCGCCATCTTCCCGTGCCTCAGTTGGTTGACCATATCAGGCTTCAAATAATGACATTGATGCATGAACGGCGTAATCGAGGTTACAATATTCAAACAAATCTATGCCCAGATGTAGAGAAAGTATTGCATAGAAATGCAGAAGACGGTCGGAGATTATCCGTATTTACGTCAAACATAATGATATATGACGTAAAGGATACAAACTACTCTTGCGAAGTTGACCTCCAGAATAACAAATGCTCTTGCGGCGAGTGGCGAATATTCCGCATACCATGTAagcatgcatgtgcatgcattGAGAAGGCTGGTAGATCACTGTACCACTTCACTGATAATTGTTTCAAAACTGAAATGTACAGAGCAACATATGCTGAAGCTATTAGTCCAATTCCTGATATCGAGGAGCTCTATAGTGCCTCAGATGAGATTCATATTTTACCCCCAATCATAAAGACTCATCCAGGTAGgccaaaaaagaagagaagacctTCGCAAGGGGAGTTAGTACGTCATATAAAATGTGGATGCTGCGGAAAGCTTGGGCACAATAGAAGAACTTGTAATGTGGCCATCGACTAA